In Zonotrichia albicollis isolate bZonAlb1 chromosome 9, bZonAlb1.hap1, whole genome shotgun sequence, the DNA window ATTATGGAGCTCCCCTGCTGCCTTTTTGACATCATGCCACACTTGAGGGAGTTGGATCTGGGCAGGAACAGTTTGGCCACACTTCCAGAGGGCGTCTTTGTCAACCTCACATCCCTTGGCAAGCTCATCTTGTCCCACAACCAGCTCTCAGCCCTGCCAAGAGGGGTCTTCACTGGGCTCAGCAAGCTCTCGGACCTCCAGCTGGACACAAATCAGCTCTCTGCTCTGGATGAAGAGGTCTTTGCTTCTCTCCCAAATCTGAAAACCCTCAATCTTCGAAAGAACCAGCTGGAAAGTGTTCCTCAAGGGCTCCTAGACCCTCTGAAGAAGCTCAGCTCGGTGTATCTGAGTGGTAACCCCTGGAAATGTGACTGTAACCTCTGCTACCTGCACTGCTGGATTCTAGGCAACAGGGAGAAGGTCAAATTGTCCACCCAAGTCTCCTGCAAGAGCCCACCCCAAGTGGCAGGGCAAGAAGTAACATTGCTGAGGGACGAACACCTGATTTGCCCAGGTACTCTGCCATTTAACTCCACACCATCACAAAAGACATCAACATTCCTGTCACGTGGAGCTGtgtccacagcagctccagccatgctgtcACTGGCATCCTTACCCATCAGGACACTGCCAACCCCTCTTCCACCTGTGGTCACCTCTGCTGTGTTGCCAACTGTGCCCATGGAGGTTGTCTTCACCACTCTGTCACCAACCAAGCCATCTGAGATCTTTGTCACCATCCCAacaccagctgtgctgcagaaggCTTTCAGCACCAACCCATCAACAGCCAATAAGCCCAAGACCTCCAGCACCACACCATCAACAGCCATTGTGGCAAAGTCCTTCATCAGCACCCCATcaccagctgtgctgccagacACCTCCATTACCACCTCATCACCCACTGTGCTGCCAAAGGCCTCCACTGTCACACCATCATCATCAGCTGAGGTGCCCAAGGCTTCCATCACCACCCCATCACCAGCTGTTTCAACTTCAGCCATTGTAAGGCTACAGACTCCTGGGGCCACCCACCCAGAACCTGTGCCACCCAGTCCAGCTTCTGCCTCCACACGGGTGCCAACAAGCTCACTTGCAGCCATCACCAGACAGGAGCCTCCTGCTCTCTCAGTGCCCAGGGAGAGGCCAGCCACCATCCCACAGGGAACACCCATAACCACCCCCCTTGTCTCAGCTCCCTCCGTGGCTCCCTGGCCATTCCCCAGgactgctgctctgggcacagtCCCGCTGGCCTCCCGTTCACCATCACAGCATGCTCCTGCACCAGGCAGGGATTGGGGCTATTCCACCACCTGTGACTCGTTCACTGCTGGTGCCCAGCCCACCCCCACTGCTCCCCAGCaggctcctgccccagcaggcACCGTCCTGCTCCCAACACCTCCCATCCCCGCACTATCAGACAGcaccagcccctctccagcctctgcaCCCCTGACCCCCAGCAGTCATCGTGCCTGGGGCCTGTCCCTGTGgaccagcccatggcagtgccaGGTGTCCCTGGCCTTGGGGCTGGCCatgctggcactgcaggctgcCTGCACACTGCTGGGAGGGTTGGTCGCCTTCCTTCTCCACCAGGACACCCGCCACCCCCCCGGGCCACCCGTGAGGCTGCTGAGCCTTCAGGCTCTGGCTGCTCCGGGGATCCCTGAGCCAGCCCC includes these proteins:
- the LOC102061216 gene encoding uncharacterized protein LOC102061216, with product MAWLSPWLVCKCSAKTMYQHFLFLFLLSFNPHKCQDQIPGEDPYEMPKDYQEVYRGTKNDVKEIPKIAKPFVSEMIFVQTSITSISKSAFRYMPNLTKILFIGNKIKTVEPGAFDNLDKLRDLDISGASLEKLSVGTFRNLPSLQRLELRDSQLRSIPKGLFDGLESLGELSLHINAIPSLPEGIFDSLVNLTFLDLSRNRITALPVNAFSKLTQLQVLRLYENELQELPEGLLDSQLELLELSLQRNRLRALPPMILRSLPHLEKLLLDNNLIRVLPPQSFFGLNKLKLLTLGSNHIMELPCCLFDIMPHLRELDLGRNSLATLPEGVFVNLTSLGKLILSHNQLSALPRGVFTGLSKLSDLQLDTNQLSALDEEVFASLPNLKTLNLRKNQLESVPQGLLDPLKKLSSVYLSGNPWKCDCNLCYLHCWILGNREKVKLSTQVSCKSPPQVAGQEVTLLRDEHLICPGTLPFNSTPSQKTSTFLSRGAVSTAAPAMLSLASLPIRTLPTPLPPVVTSAVLPTVPMEVVFTTLSPTKPSEIFVTIPTPAVLQKAFSTNPSTANKPKTSSTTPSTAIVAKSFISTPSPAVLPDTSITTSSPTVLPKASTVTPSSSAEVPKASITTPSPAVSTSAIVRLQTPGATHPEPVPPSPASASTRVPTSSLAAITRQEPPALSVPRERPATIPQGTPITTPLVSAPSVAPWPFPRTAALGTVPLASRSPSQHAPAPGRDWGYSTTCDSFTAGAQPTPTAPQQAPAPAGTVLLPTPPIPALSDSTSPSPASAPLTPSSHRAWGLSLWTSPWQCQVSLALGLAMLALQAACTLLGGLVAFLLHQDTRHPPGPPVRLLSLQALAAPGIPEPAPVPP